In a single window of the Thunnus albacares chromosome 1, fThuAlb1.1, whole genome shotgun sequence genome:
- the chrna3 gene encoding neuronal acetylcholine receptor subunit alpha-3, with product MVTDPCLTLCSDAGGTCSDAEHKLFSVIFSNYNQYIRPVENVSDPVIVQFEVSMSQLVKVDEVNQIMETNLWLRHIWNDYKLRWNPKDFGGVEFIRVPSNRIWKPDIVLYNNAVGDFQVDDKTKALLRYNGDVTWIPPAIFKSSCKIDVTYFPFDYQNCTMKFGSWTYDKAKIDLVLIGSTINLKDFWESGEWMIIDAPGYKHDIKYNCCEEIYTDITYSLYIRRLPLFYTINMIIPCLLISFLTVLVFYLPSDCGEKVTLCISVLLSLTVFLLVITETIPSTSLVIPLIGEYLLFTMIFVTLSIVITVFVLNVHYRTPKTHTMPCWVRSVFLGLLPRVMFMTRPDRDPEKVTVADTVQMMHSRSCAIHSSGSLQKQHKPQALASSMVSSLTNRQRLFNNTELSNLNNLSEESAKGTGSGFLCREGRCNCCWHQRSSKLPADSGGGSGGLGSLGALTGGSAVGVGGESQCSSSESLDVGIMSLLPLSPEVREAIESVKYIAENMRLQNEAKEVQDDWKYVAMVIDRIFLWVFVLVCILGTAGLFLQPLLLGEDI from the exons ATGG TGACAGATCCATGTCTGACCCTCTGCTCTGATGCAGGAGGCACATGTTCAGATGCAGAGCACAAGCTCTTCTCTGTGATATTCTCCAACTACAACCAGTACATACGGCCGGTGGAAAATGTGTCAGACCCAGTCATTGTACAGTTCGAGGTGTCCATGTCACAGCTGGTCAAAGTG GATGAAGTCAATCAGATCATGGAGACAAATCTGTGGCTGAGACAT atctGGAATGACTATAAACTCAGATGGAATCCAAAAGATTTTGGAGGCGTTGAGTTCATTCGAGTACCGTCCAACAGGATATGGAAGCCAGACATTGTGCTGTACAACAA TGCAGTTGGAGATTTCCAGGTCGATGACAAGACAAAGGCCTTGCTTCGTTACAATGGTGACGTTACCTGGATCCCTCCTGCCATATTCAAGAGCTCCTGCAAGATTGACGTCACCTACTTCCCCTTCGACTACCAAAACTGCACCATGAAGTTCGGCTCCTGGACTTATGACAAGGCCAAGATTGATCTGGTGCTGATTGGCTCAACCATCAATCTCAAGGACTTCTGGGAGAGTGGCGAGTGGATGATCATTGATGCCCCTGGTTACAAGCACGACATCAAATACAACTGCTGTGAGGAGATATACACGGATATCACTTACTCTTTGTACATCCGCCGTCTGCCTCTTTTCTACACCATCAACATGATCATCCCTTGCCTCCTCATCTCCTTCCTTACTGTGCTCGTCTTCTACCTGCCATCTGATTGCGGGGAGAAAGTCACTCTGTGTatctctgtcctgctgtcttTAACTGTCTTCCTCCTTGTCATAACAGAGACCATCCCATCCACCTCGCTAGTCATCCCCCTTATTGGGGAGTACCTCCTCTTCACCATGATCTTTGTCACCCTCTCCATCGTCAtcactgtttttgtgttgaacGTCCACTACCGCACACCAAAGACACACACGATGCCCTGCTGGGTGCGGAGTGTGTTCCTGGGGCTGCTCCCCAGGGTGATGTTCATGACCAGACCAGATCGGGACCCCGAGAAGGTGACAGTGGCTGACACTGTTCAGATGATGCATTCGAGGTCCTGTGCCATTCATTCATCAGGTTCTCTGCAAAAGCAGCACAAACCTCAGGCCTTGGCTTCCAGCATGGTGTCCAGCCTTACGAACCGTCAGCGGCTTTTCAAcaacacagagctctccaaTCTCAATAACTTAAGTGAAGAGTCAGCCAAAGGCACGGGCTCTGGGTTCCTGTGCCGCGAGGGTCGTTGCAACTGCTGCTGGCACCAGAGATCCAGCAAACTGCCTGCAGACTCTGGGGGAGGCAGTGGAGGACTGGGCAGCCTCGGGGCCTTGACTGGAGGCAGTGCTGTTGGGGTTGGAGGGGAAAGTCAGTGCTCCAGCTCTGAGTCTCTGGATGTAGGAATAATGTCTCTGTTGCCACTCTCTCCTGAGGTCAGGGAGGCTATCGAGAGTGTCAAATACATTGCAGAGAACATGAGACTACAGAATGAAGCAAAGGAG GTTCAGGATGACTGGAAGTATGTTGCCATGGTTATCGACAGGATCTTCCTCTGGGTATTTGTCCTCGTGTGTATCCTGGGAACAGCTGGCCTCTTCCTCCAGCCTCTATTACTTGGGGAGGACATATGA
- the chrnb4 gene encoding neuronal acetylcholine receptor subunit beta-4, whose amino-acid sequence MTRALSILAYFFSLVHCSSCADSEERLMNWLLGKDRYNPLIRPAVNRTERVTVKLQVSLAQLISVNEREQIMTTNVWLTQHWVDYRLSWDPAKYEGIDKLRIPSRHIWLPDIVLYNNADGTYEVTVFTNAIVLFNGSINWLPPAIYKSACKIEVKHFPFDQQNCTLKFRSWTYDHTEIDLILKSEVASMDDFTPSGEWDILALPGRRTVNPLDPTYVDLTYDFIIKRKPLFYTINLIIPCVLITSLAILVFYLPSDCGEKMTLCISVLLALTVFLLLISKIVPPTSLDVPLIGKYLMFTMVLVTFSIITSVCVLNVHHRSPSTHTMPSWVKLIFLVKLPALLFMRRPHNNSARQRLRQQRCLRARRAILGLGYPVANKTGITMSSSALLSSDSAFSTPGHKNVAPPLGYSNPSRKGDLRSTDYLPSGFPSAQDLQQRSTSDWAADVQEAVNGVRFVAEHMMGDDDDQSVIEDWKYVAMVVDRMFLWIFVIVCVVGTLGLFLQPLFQNQIIPNQQPISEIPRI is encoded by the exons ATGACTCGGGCTCTCTCCATCCTCGCTTACTTTTTCTCTTTGGTTCACT GTAGCAGTTGTGCTGACTCAGAGGAGCGTCTCATGAACTGGTTGTTGGGAAAAGATCGCTATAATCCACTCATTCGCCCAGCTGTCAACAGGACCGAGAGAGTCACAGTGAAGCTGCAAGTGTCTCTGGCACAGCTCATCAGTGTG AATGAAAGAGAACAGATCATGACCACAAATGTCTGGCTCACTCAG CACTGGGTGGATTACAGATTATCATGGGACCCTGCAAAGTACGAAGGTATTGACAAGTTGCGTATTCCCTCCAGACACATCTGGCTCCCTGATATTGTCCTGTACAACAA TGCTGATGGAACCTATGAGGTAACAGTTTTCACCAATGCCATTGTCCTTTTCAATGGCAGCATCAACTGGCTCCCTCCAGCCATCTACAAAAGCGCCTGTAAGATCGAGGTCAAGCATTTTCCCTTCGACCAGCAGAACTGCACCCTCAAGTTCCGCTCTTGGACATATGACCACACTGAGATCGATCTGATCTTGAAGTCAGAGGTGGCCAGCATGGATGATTTTACTCCTAGTGGGGAGTGGGATATCTTGGCACTGCCTGGTAGACGGACTGTAAACCCTCTGGATCCTACCTATGTGGACCTCACATATGACTTTATCATCAAGAGGAAGCCCCTCTTTTACACCATCAACCTCATCATTCCTTGTGTGTTGATCACCTCTCTGGCCATTCTGGTCTTCTACCTGCCTTCAGACTGTGGGGAGAAGATGACCCTCTGCATCTCTGTCCTCTTGGCCCTCACTGTGTTCCTGCTTTTGATCTCAAAGATTGTTCCTCCCACATCACTGGATGTGCCCCTGATTGGCAAGTACCTGATGTTCACTATGGTGCTGGTGACGTTCTCCATCATCACCAGTGTGTGCGTGCTCAACGTGCACCACCGCTCTCCCAGCACTCACACCATGCCTTCCTGGGTCAAGCTGATATTTCTTGTTAAACTGCCCGCTTTACTCTTCATGAGACGTCCACACAATAACTCTGCACGCCAGAGGCTGCGTCAACAGCGGTGCCTACGGGCTAGAAGAGCCATTTTGGGCCTGGGTTATCCAGTTGCAAACAAAACAGGTATCACCATGTCATCTtctgccctgctgtcttccgACTCTGCCTTCTCCACCCCAGGACACAAAAATGTAGCTCCTCCACTGGGCTACAGCAACCCCAGCAGGAAAGGAGACTTGCGTTCCACCGATTACCTCCCAAGCGGTTTCCCTTCTGCCCAGGACCTCCAGCAGAGAAGCACTTCAGATTGGGCTGCTGATGTCCAGGAGGCGGTGAATGGGGTGCGCTTCGTGGCTGAGCACATGATGGGAGATGATGACGATCAGAGT GTGATAGAGGACTGGAAGTATGTGGCCATGGTGGTGGATCGTATGTTCCTGTGGATCTTTGTGATAGTGTGTGTGGTGGGCACCCTGGGCCTGTTTCTCCAGCCTCTCTTCCAAAATCAGATTATTCCCAACCAGCAGCCCATCTCCGAGATCCCTCGTATCTGA